One region of Triticum aestivum cultivar Chinese Spring chromosome 6B, IWGSC CS RefSeq v2.1, whole genome shotgun sequence genomic DNA includes:
- the LOC123138842 gene encoding U-box domain-containing protein 52-like, with protein MGKYSDGDAGGGGGSYPLVAVCIDKDKNSQNALKYATETLVHRGQTLVLVHVNTRGSSGGVEDAAGYKQPTDPQMKDLFLPFRCFCTRKDIQCKDVLLDDHDVAKSLVEFAAHAAVERLVLGANTRSSFVRFKPDVPNSVCKTAPDFTSVYVVNKGGKVTSVRQAIRPAPSVSPLRNMIQGGGAGAAKPPEPQQLAAAPAAAAVQKWAAPQPPQATRADSTVTPSLQPQENFIMSPFSRGPTTTSARKFPDFSQTESSDISFIGAPTQGRSVDRSGGASYQPRLSTGSDTYDHNSFEAPRSGWGLDTFGSESTSNSHTSVSSSLPAEDMEAEMRRLRLELKQTMDMYSTACKEALTAKQKATELQRWKEEEQRSQDGRLTEETALALIEQEKAKARAAIEAAEASQRLAELEAQKRIAAERRALKGDAGASSARYRRYTIEEIEAGTEHFSDSLKVGEGGYGPVYKGQLDHTPVAIKVLRPDAAQGKAQFQQEVEVLSCIRHPNMVLLLGACPEYGCLVYEYMAMGSLDDCLFKRGGGPVLPWQHRFRIAAEIATGLLFLHQAKPEPLVHRDLKPGNILLDRNYVSKISDVGLARLVPPSVADTVTQCHMTSAAGTFCYIDPEYQQTGMLGVKSDVYSLGVMLLQIITARPPMGLTHHVARALDHGTIADLLDPAVHDWPVDEARRFAEMSLRCCELRRKDRPDLATGVLPELNRLRALGEDNMQFCNPMMGGMGSMGGGGGLRTGMTSSAYMSNPSMSQSRNDQMSDPFARSQYGGGSTRRPNYN; from the exons ATGGGCAAGTACAGCGACggcgacgccggcggcggcgggggcagctACCCGCTGGTGGCGGTGTGCATCGACAAGGACAAGAACAGCCAGAACGCGCTCAAGTACGCGACGGAGACGCTGGTGCACCGGGGCCAGACCCTGGTGCTGGTCCACGTCAACACCCGCGGCAGCTCCGGCGGCGTGGAGGACGCCGCCGGGTACAAGCAGCCGACGGACCCGCAGATGAAGGACCTCTTCCTCCCCTTCCGCTGCTTCTGCACCCGCAAGGACATCCAGTGCAAGGACGTGCTCCTCGACGACCACGACGTCGCCAAGTCCCTCGTCGAGTTCGCCGCCCACGCCGCCGTCGAGCGCCTCGTCCTCGGCGCCAACACCCGCAGCAGCTTCGTCCGCTTCAAGCCCGACGTCCCCAACAGCGTCTGCAAGACCGCCCCCGACTTCACCAGCGTCTACGTCGTCAACAAAGGCGGCAAGGTCACCTCGGTGCGCCAGGCCATCCGCCCCGCCCCCTCCGTCTCGCCGCTCCGCAACATGATCCAGGGCGGCGGCGCCGGTGCCGCCAAGCCGCCCGAGCCGCAGCAGCTTGCCGCGGCGCCCGCGGCCGCGGCCGTGCAGAAGTGGGCGGCGCCGCAGCCTCCTCAGGCGACGCGAGCCGACTCTACCGTCACGCCCTCGCTGCAGCCGCAAGAAAACTTCATCAT GTCTCCGTTCTCGAGGGGCCCGACGACGACGTCGGCGAGGAAGTTCCCGGACTTCTCGCAGACGGAGTCGTCGGACATATCCTTCATCGGGGCCCCGACCCAGGGGCGGAGCGTGGACCGGAGCGGCGGAGCGTCGTACCAGCCGCGGCTGTCCACCGGGTCGGACACTTACGACCACAACAGCTTCGAGGCGCCGCGCTCGGGGTGGGGTCTCGACACCTTCGGCAGCGAGAGCACCTCCAACTCCCATACCAGCgtctcctcctccctccccgcg gaggacatggaggcggagaTGCGGCGGCTCCGGCTGGAGCTGAAGCAGACCATGGACATGTACAGCACGGCCTGCAAGGAGGCGCTCACCGCCAAGCAGAAGGCCACGGAGCTGCAGCGCTGGAAGGAGGAGGAGCAGCGGTCGCAGGACGGCCGGCTGACGGAGGAGACGGCGCTGGCGCTCATCGAGCAGGAGAAGGCCAAGGCGCGGGCGGCCATCGAGGCGGCCGAGGCGTCGCAGCGCCTGGCCGAGCTGGAGGCCCAGAAGCGGATCGCCGCGGAGAGGAGGGCGCTCAAGGGGGACGCCGGCGCCTCGTCGGCGAGGTACCGCCGGTACACCATCGAGGAGATCGAGGCGGGCACGGAGCACTTCTCCGACTCGCTCAAGGTGGGCGAGGGCGGCTACGGCCCCGTGTACAAGGGCCAGCTGGACCACACCCCCGTGGCCATCAAGGTGCTCCGGCCGGACGCCGCGCAGGGCAAGGCCCAGTTCCAGCAGGAGGTGGAGGTGCTCAGCTGCATCCGCCACCCCAACATGGTGCTCCTCCTCGGCGCCTGCCCGGAGTACGGCTGCCTGGTGTACGAGTACATGGCCATGGGCAGCCTGGACGACTGCCTCTTCAAGCGCGGCGGCGGGCCGGTGCTCCCCTGGCAGCACCGGTTCCGCATCGCCGCCGAGATCGCCAcgggcctcctcttcctccaccagGCCAAGCCGGAGCCGCTGGTCCACCGCGACCTCAAGCCGGGCAACATCCTCCTGGACCGCAACTACGTGAGCAAGATCAGCGACGTCGGCCTCGCCCGGCTGGTGCCGCCGTCGGTGGCCGACACGGTGACGCAGTGCCACATGACGAGCGCCGCGGGCACCTTCTGCTACATCGACCCGGAGTACCAGCAGACGGGGATGCTGGGCGTCAAGTCGGACGTCTACTCGCTGGGCGTGATGCTGCTGCAGATCATCACGGCGCGGCCGCCCATGGGGCTGACGCACCATGTGGCGCGCGCGCTGGACCACGGCACCATCGCCGACCTGCTCGACCCGGCCGTGCACGACTGGCCCGTGGACGAGGCGCGGCGGTTCGCGGAGATGTCGCTGCGCTGCTGCGAGCTCCGGCGCAAGGACCGGCCCGACCTGGCCACCGGCGTGCTCCCGGAGCTCAACCGGCTGCGCGCGCTCGGCGAGGACAACATGCAGTTCTGCAACCCCATGATGGGCGGCATGGGCagcatgggcggcggcggcggcttgcggacCGGCATGACCAGCTCCGCCTACATGAGCAACCCCTCCATGTCGCAGTCACGGAAC GACCAGATGAGCGATCCGTTCGCGAGGTCGCAGTACGGCGGCGGGAGCACGAGAAGGCCCAACTACAACTGA
- the LOC123138841 gene encoding putative lipase C4A8.10, with amino-acid sequence MPASSRLCAYATCSLAASPVPTPPSPPPRCRLRRRHRRLASSMGQSTSSPSGGGRSRGDSRWPALRLDLGLPPGRKQRPPGERLDLGSRLRCALSRPSPQSTEVEIEAEEEGRDAGSRVEVEAGGADADHLVVMVNGLYGSSADWKFAAEQFVKRLPGKVYVHRSECNHSKLTYDGVDIMGERLAEEVHQVVQRKGNLRKISVIAHSLGGLISRYAIGRLYEESTSEEPCLNMEKHSDQESMYRGGKIAGLEPMNFIASATPHLGSRWNKQLPFLFGVPLLEQTAAETAHLIVGRTGKHLFLSDRDDGKPPLLVRMVEDCDDGKFMSALRSFKRRVAYANITYDHIVGWSTSSIRRQHELPKLELEANNEKYPHVIHVDTANSEGTQQEDSVDTSLTDSPEEEMIRGLTQVTWERVDVCFHESRLKYNAHYNIQVRTPMNLEGEDVIYHMIDNFLV; translated from the exons ATGCCCGCCTCCTCCAGGCTCTGCGCGTACGCCACGTGCTCCCTCGCGGCCTCCCCGGTCCCcacccccccttccccaccccctcgctgccgccttcgccgccgccaccgccgactcgCCTCCTCCATGGGCCAGTCCACGAGCTCGCCCTCGGGTGGCGGCCGCAGCCGCGGCGACTCTCGCTGGCCGGCGCTCCGGCTCGATCTAGGGTTGCCGCCCGGCCGCAAGCAGAGGCCGCCAGGCGAGAGGCTGGATTTGGGGAGCCGGCTGCGCTGCGCGCTGTCGCGGCCGTCGCCCCAGAGCACGGAGGTGGAGattgaggccgaggaggaggggcgaGACGCTGGAAGCCGCGTGGAGGTGGAGGCCGGCGGCGCGGACGCGGATCACCTCGTCGTCATGGTTAACGGGCTCTACGGAAG TTCGGCGGATTGGAAGTTTGCAGCAGAGCAGTTCGTGAAGAGGCTCCCGGGGAAAGTCTATGTGCATC GTAGTGAGTGCAATCATTCAAAGTTAACATACGATGGAGTTGATATAATGGGCGAAAGACTGGCTGAAGAG GTACACCAAGTTGTCCAGAGAAAAGGAAATTTGCGGAAAATCTCTGTTATTGCTCATTCACTTGGTGGATTGATTTCAAGATATGCAATTGGAAGACTCTATGAAGAATCAACAAGCGAAGAGCCATGCCTTAATATGGAGAAGCATTCTGACCAAGAAAGTATGTACAGAGGTGGTAAAATAGCTGGCTTAGAACCAATGAATTTCATTGCGTCAGCTACACCACACCTGGGCTCCAGGTGGAATAAACAA CTGCCCTTCCTTTTTGGTGTTCCACTTTTGGAACAAACCGCTGCAGAAACTGCACATCTTATAGTTGGGAGAACGGGTAAACACTTGTTCCTCTCGGACAGGGACGATGGGAAGCCTCCACTTCTCGTGCGAATGGTTGAAGACTGCGATGATGGGAAATTCAT GTCAGCTTTGCGCTCTTTTAAGCGCCGTGTTGCGTATGCAAATATAACATATGACC ACATAGTTGGTTGGAGCACATCGTCGATTCGGCGTCAACATGAGTTACCGAAA CTTGAGTTAGAAGCAAATAATGAGAAGTACCCGCATGTTATCCATGTTGATACTGCTAACTCAGAGGGCACTCAGCAAGAGGATTCTGTAGACACTTCACTCACGGATAGCCCTGAAG AGGAGATGATCCGTGGCCTTACACAAGTGACCTGGGAACGGGTCGATGTATGCTTTCATGAGAGCCGGCTAAAATACAATGCGCATTACAATATCCAG GTCAGGACCCCAATGAACCTGGAGGGAGAAGATGTCATCTACCATATGATAGACAATTTTCTAGTCTAG